A single window of Narcine bancroftii isolate sNarBan1 chromosome 1, sNarBan1.hap1, whole genome shotgun sequence DNA harbors:
- the LOC138736008 gene encoding zinc finger protein 16-like → MEGQMTSDMADKTLQSEACGEEGLPVDALESHPCAPPGDPPFPCSECGEGFASSDTLLQHQCVPTRGSPIPCSDCGKCFQTSKDMEGHECVPPGEGQFTCHVCGKGFSQSSDLLQHQRVHTGEKPFTCSLCAKHFSHSSSLRIHQRVHTGEKPFTCSLCGKRFSQSSNLQCHQRIHTGEKPFTCSLCGKGFTLSSALLKHQIVHTRERPFTCSLCGKGFSQSESLMRHQSVHTGEKPFTCSLCGKGFSLSSALLQHQTVHTGEKPFTCSVCGKEFSRSQYLMRHQWIHTGEKPFICSLCGKGFSLSNALMKHQWIHTGERPFTCSTCGKTFTHSSSLWAHRRFHSGEKPFTCSMCGKRFAQSSYLRDHRRIHNGERPFTCSLCGKEFSQSSNLQRHQRVHTGRQNVDHGQSASFLSSKSVT, encoded by the coding sequence ATGGAGGGTCAGATGACCAGTGATATGGCAGATAAAACTCTCCAGAGTGAAGCTTGTGGTGAGGAGGGGCTTCCTGTGGACGCATTGGAATCACATCCCTGTGCTCCCCCTGGGGACCCACCGTTCCCCTGTTCTGAGTGTGGGGAGGGATTCGCCAGCTCGGACACATTGCTGCAACACCAGTGTGTCCCCACTAGGGGGAGCCCAATCCCCTGCTCTGACTGTGGGAAGTGCTTTCAAACCTCCAAGGACATGGAGGGGCACGAGTGTGTTCCCCCTGGGGAGGGTCAGTTCACCTGCCATGTGTGCGGGAAAGGGTTCTCTCAATCCTCCGACCTGCTACAACACCAgagagttcacactggggagaaaccgttcacttGCTCTCTATGTGCGAAGCATTTCTCTCATTCCTCCAGCCTACGGATCCACCAgagggttcacactggggagaagccattcacctgctccctgtgcgggaagAGGTTCTCTCAGTCCTCCAACTTGCAGTGCCATCAGAgaattcacaccggggagaaaccattcacctgctccctgtgtgggaaggggttcactCTGTCCTCAGCCCTGCTGAAGCACCAGATAGTTCACACCAGAGAGAGACCATTCACTTGCTCCCTctgcgggaaggggttctctcagtccGAGTCCCTGATGAGGCACCAGAgtgttcacaccggggagaaaccattcacctgctctctgtgtgggaaggggttctctctgTCCTCTGCCCTGCTACAACACCAGACAGTTCACAcaggggagaaaccgttcacctgctccgtGTGTGGGAAGGAGTTCTCTCGGTCCCAATACCTGATGAGGCACCAGTggattcacaccggggagaaaccattcatctgctctctgtgtgggaaggggttctctctgTCAAATGCCCTGATGAAGCACCAGTggattcacactggggagagaccatTCACCTGCAGCACGTGTGGAAAGACATTTACCCATTCGTCTTCTCTATGGGCCCACCGGAGATTTCActctggggagaaaccattcacttgCAGCATGTGTGGAAAGAGATTCGCCCAATCCTCCTATCTGCGGGACCATCGGagaattcacaatggggagagaccgttcacctgctccctgtgtgggaaggagTTCTCTCAGTCCTCCAACTTGCAgagacaccagcgggttcacactgggagACAGAATGTTGATCATGGACAGTCGGCATCTTTTCTCTCCAGTAAGAGCGTCACGTGA
- the LOC138736019 gene encoding zinc finger protein 235-like, with amino-acid sequence MEGQVTSDTTDKTLQNELCGEEGLPVDVLESHPCAPPGESLFTCCVCGKGFPRSSDLLRHQRVHTGEKPFTCSLCGKRFSRSSNLRIHQWVHTGQKPFTCSLCGKGFSRSSDLLRHQRLHTGEKPFTCSLCGKGFSRSSNLRIHQWVHTGQKPFTCSLCGKGFSHPSNLKAHQRVHSGEKPFTCSLCGKGFSQSSSLRAHQRVHTGEKPFICSLCGKGFSLASHLRTHKRVHTGEKPFICSFCGKKFSRRYSLSSHQCVHTGEKPFTCSLCGKRFSQFSNLLRHERVHTREKPFTCSLCGKEFSQPSNLQAHQRVHSGEKPFTCSLCGKEFSHPSNLQAHQRIHTGEKPFTCSLCGKGFSRPSNLQAHRRIHTGEKPFTCSLCGKGFSQPSNLSSHQRVHSRERLVSSSKGFAQSS; translated from the coding sequence ATGGAGGGTCAGGTGACCAGTGATACGACAGATAAAACTCtccaaaatgaactctgtggtgaggaGGGGCTTCCTGTGGACGTATTAGAATCACATCCCTGCGCTCCCCCTGGGGAGAGTCTGTTCACCTGCTgcgtgtgtgggaaggggttcccTCGATCCTCCGACCTgctgaggcaccagagagtccacactggggagaaacccttCACCTGCTCTCTGTGTGGGAAGCGGTTTTCTCGATCCTCCAACCTGCGGATACACCAGTGGGTTCACACTGGGCAGAAACCCTTtacctgctccctgtgcgggaaggggtttTCTCGATCCTCTGACCTGCTGAGGCACCAGAGacttcacactggggagaaaccgttcacctgctctctgtgtgggaaggggttctctcgatCCTCCAACCTGCGGATACACCAGTGGGTTCACACTGGGCAGAAacccttcacctgctccctgtgcgggaaggggttctctcatccCTCCAACTTGAAGGCACACCAGCGTGTTCATTCTGGAGAGAAACCGTTCacttgctccctgtgtgggaaggggttttcTCAGTCCTCCAGCCTTCGGgcccaccagcgggttcacaccggggagaaaccattcatctgctccctgtgtgggaaggggttctctttgGCCTCACATCTCCGGACACACAAGCGGGTGCACACTGGGGAGAAGCCGTTCATCTGCTCTTTCTGTGGGAAAAAGTTCTCTCGGCGCTACAGCCTGAGTTCACACCAGTgtgttcacaccggggagaaaccattcacctgctccctgtgtgggaaaaGGTTCTCTCAGTTCTCCAACTTGCTGAGGCACGAGAGAGTTCACACCAGGGaaaaaccgttcacctgctccttGTGTGGGAAGGAGTTCTCTCAGCCCTCCAACCTGCAGGCACATCAACGGGTTCACtctggggagaaaccgttcacctgctccttGTGTGGGAAGGAGTTCTCTCATCCCTCCAATCTGCAGGCACACCAGAGAATTCACACCGgtgagaaaccattcacctgctccctgtgtgggaaagGGTTCTCTCGTCCATCCAACCTGCAGGCACACCGGagaattcacactggggagaaaccattcacctgctccctgtgtgggaaggggttctcccAGCCCTCCAACCTGAGTTCACACCAACGAGTTCACAGCAGGGAGAGGCTGGTCTCTAGCAGCAAGGGATTCGCACAGTCCTCTTGA